One window of Nocardia nova SH22a genomic DNA carries:
- a CDS encoding ABC transporter permease, whose protein sequence is MPDVVVGGVVIRVVTAVGKRLLAAAAVVFGAATLGFLALQLLPGDPVDWLLGPNMTASPGLRAQVRADYGFDRPVLEQYLSYLNMVLHGQLGTSYQLQQPVTTLIANQLAPTAELAVTALVLALAIAVAAAVATAGRRPRLRAGVSTAELVITSAPQYWVGILLLTVFSFQLRVFPVAGAQTPAALVLPAITLALSIAGVLSQVLREGLEAALTQPFIVTARARGASLSAVRLRHALRHAAAPMLTLTGWLTGTLLGGVVPVETVFGRPGIGSLVLQAVTSRDMPVVMGVILLSAVVFVVISTLVDLLQLALDPRIRTNGD, encoded by the coding sequence ATGCCCGACGTCGTCGTCGGGGGCGTCGTCATCCGGGTGGTGACGGCGGTGGGCAAGCGCCTGCTGGCCGCCGCGGCGGTGGTGTTCGGCGCCGCCACCCTCGGCTTCCTCGCCCTGCAACTGCTGCCGGGTGATCCGGTGGACTGGTTGCTGGGCCCGAATATGACCGCCTCACCCGGACTGCGCGCACAGGTGCGGGCCGACTACGGCTTCGACCGGCCGGTGCTCGAGCAGTACCTGTCGTATCTGAACATGGTGCTGCACGGACAACTCGGGACCTCCTACCAGTTGCAGCAGCCGGTGACGACGCTGATCGCGAATCAGCTGGCGCCCACGGCGGAGCTGGCCGTCACGGCCCTGGTCCTGGCGCTGGCGATCGCCGTCGCCGCCGCCGTCGCGACCGCCGGACGCAGGCCACGGCTGCGCGCGGGCGTCTCCACCGCGGAACTCGTCATCACCTCGGCGCCGCAGTACTGGGTGGGAATCCTGCTGCTGACGGTCTTCTCGTTCCAGCTGCGGGTGTTCCCGGTGGCGGGCGCGCAGACCCCCGCCGCGCTGGTGCTGCCCGCGATCACGCTCGCGCTGTCCATCGCGGGGGTGCTGTCGCAGGTCCTGCGCGAGGGGCTGGAGGCGGCGCTGACCCAGCCGTTCATCGTCACCGCGCGGGCGCGCGGCGCGAGCCTGTCGGCGGTGCGGTTGCGCCACGCCCTGCGGCATGCGGCGGCGCCCATGCTCACCCTCACCGGCTGGCTGACCGGAACGCTGCTCGGCGGTGTCGTCCCGGTGGAGACGGTGTTCGGCCGCCCGGGTATCGGATCGCTTGTGCTGCAAGCGGTTACCAGCCGGGACATGCCGGTCGTGATGGGCGTCATCCTGCTGTCCGCGGTGGTGTTCGTGGTGATCTCCACCCTCGTCGACCTGCTGCAGCTCGCCCTCGATCCGCGTATTCGCACGAACGGAGACTGA
- a CDS encoding ABC transporter permease codes for MTAPDIAVPETAAALETRLRIPRPALVTAGAVLALIIVVAIAPGLFTDVSPTATDMKQALVSPCGAHWFGTDQLGRDVFTRVLYGTRPAILLAVLATGLAVAIGTLTGLLAALGGRFVDQIVMRGADVLLALPPLLLALLVIAALGPGTGNVAVAVAIAFLPLYARLVRSEALLVRRSGYVESATGLGIPRPVVIIRHVVPNALGPLLVMAPLGFGTSMLYSSVLSFLGLGLQPPTPEWGSMLSEGKSILAVAWWVGVFPGIAVTCTVIAVNVVGRAVRTRFTGRGVA; via the coding sequence TTGACCGCCCCTGATATCGCCGTGCCGGAAACGGCCGCGGCGCTCGAGACCCGGCTCCGGATTCCGCGGCCCGCCCTCGTGACGGCCGGTGCGGTGCTCGCCCTGATCATCGTGGTCGCGATCGCGCCGGGCCTGTTCACCGACGTCTCGCCGACCGCGACCGATATGAAGCAGGCACTCGTATCCCCTTGCGGCGCACACTGGTTCGGCACCGATCAACTGGGCCGCGACGTGTTCACCCGGGTGCTCTACGGCACCCGCCCCGCGATCCTGCTCGCCGTCCTGGCGACCGGACTGGCCGTGGCGATCGGCACGCTGACCGGGCTGCTTGCGGCACTGGGCGGCCGATTCGTCGACCAGATCGTCATGCGCGGTGCGGATGTGCTGCTGGCCCTGCCGCCGCTGCTGCTCGCACTGCTGGTCATCGCGGCGCTGGGACCCGGCACCGGCAATGTGGCGGTGGCGGTGGCGATCGCGTTCCTGCCGCTGTACGCGCGGCTGGTGCGCTCGGAGGCGTTGCTGGTGCGCCGGTCCGGTTACGTGGAATCCGCTACCGGACTGGGCATTCCGCGACCGGTGGTGATAATCCGGCATGTCGTTCCCAACGCGCTCGGGCCGTTGCTCGTGATGGCGCCGCTCGGCTTCGGCACCTCGATGCTGTATTCGTCGGTGCTGAGTTTCCTCGGCCTCGGCCTGCAACCGCCGACCCCGGAATGGGGCTCGATGCTGTCGGAGGGCAAGAGCATCCTGGCGGTTGCCTGGTGGGTCGGCGTCTTCCCCGGAATCGCGGTGACCTGCACGGTGATCGCGGTCAATGTGGTGGGTCGCGCGGTGCGCACCCGGTTCACGGGGCGGGGTGTGGCATGA